The Pseudopipra pipra isolate bDixPip1 chromosome 8, bDixPip1.hap1, whole genome shotgun sequence sequence CATGATTGTCTTCAGGATTATCTTTAGaaataaactgcattttcaccaatatttttaaattattaagaTGTAATTCATCTTAATGTTATATTACTGTTAAATATTTGCAGTGTAGCTGAAATACAACACAGGCCCAGAAACGAAGACTGGGCCATTTAGAATATTCTTGCTTGCAAATATTAGCATAGAGTGAATCTTACTGGATTTGACAGATCTCTGCTGGTGTTCCTGTTGTGCACAGACTTAAACACACTGGAGTGAGTTGCAGAAGTTTCCAAGATAGTCTGTGACTGCCTGTGGTCCATAGAGAACTAAAAGGTAAAATTGCCCTGGCTTCTGGGTTTTGAGGTACCATTCACATAGTACCAGAGTTGCTATATGCAGTCCTCTCTAAAATGTCTTCCTTGCCAGTGGTGGGGGTATTTgccaagggaaaggagaaattaCATGCATTATAAGTGAAGAAAGTCCCACAAAACATTTAGGTGCAACTCTCGCAGTGGAAGGGTTTGGGAATGTGTGTGCTGATACATTTGGAGTCCAAACCATTAGCTTTTCACTTGAAAGAAAATCCCATTGCTGCTCATAAGCAACTAATCAAAAGCCAAACACTTCCAGAAAAGAAGCATGAAGACAAACCTAGGGTAGTGCTATGTTTAAACACATGCAGTAGGATTGAATCCATCACAGATGAAGCAATAGTGAATGGATCCATTGCATCTATGGAAAGAGATCAGTAAAACATAAATGTCACTATTCAAGTTTTAGATATTAGGAATCCACCCATAGTTGTCCCAGGTGGACTTCTCTTCACTACAGAGCCCTGCAGCACTTCAAAGCTTACTGTCTCCCCCTTCTCCATTTCTGCCATAGCAAAAGTAGTCACGGTGTTTCCATTTGGTGTTTTCCTCTGACTACTTGAGAGAGTTCTTTTGTACCCACGGCTAAAGGAGAGTTGTCCCAGTGCTGGTCCTGAACTAAACTCCACAGAGATGACAAACAGGTAGATGCCTTTATGTGGTGCTTTAAAGTGGCCATGCTCAGGGAAATAGCTGTTCCCATAATTGAAGTATGTTTCATTAAACTTCACAGGTTTTTCTTTATCCTTTCCTTCTGAGAATCCCACATGAAATGCCACCAAGGAgtctgaaaaagaaagaggaaaaggattTTAGCAGCAAGCAGGTATTCTCTCCCCAGGGTCATCAGGATGGGAGATAAGGTGAAGCCCTGTCAGGCCTGATTTTTGTGTGCTTCCTTGCAGAGCTAAATGCTTGAAGTGGGTATGTGTGTGGGATTAGATCAAATGGTTCCCTGGAAATACCTGAACCACTGCTCTTGGAAAAGTATAAGGTTAAGACcacccagaggaaaaaaaaaaagtagcactTTTTACTgtcctaaaaataaattagttaaaaatatgttctttgcTTATTCAGTCTTGACCAAAGTTTTGCAGCACAGATGCCTGAAGGGGATGATTTTTGCTCTATGTTATTTGTCCATAACAAGGGTTACAATCATAAAAGCCAATGCTGAAGCTGTGGTGGTTGTAATTACCAGGTCCTTATGGCCACATGtttacagggaaagggaactggCCAGTCCCAGTGAAGTATAAGCTGAAAACTTGTCTCTGAAGCTTAGTTGTAAGAGAGAGTGTGTACTCTCTGGTCAGTCTGCCCTGTTTCACTTGTGCAAATTATAGCAGTTCATTTAATGTATCTCTCCACCTTGGGAAGGATTTGGTGCTTTGAGTACACTCCTTCCAGATTcaaataacaggaaaaagaaacaagaccAGAAAGCCTAACACTCCACAGCAGCTTACAAAAATGCTACTGCGTTAACATGAACATCTACAGGCAAAATTGGTCTTCTAAACATCTGAAGTTGGATTAGTTCAAAGTCCATTTCCCAGCAGCTGTAATGGGTATAATTTTATTGGCCTCCAGCAAAATGCAGCAGAGTATCAACTTGGTTCTCACTCAAACTGCTTTTTTTGATGGAGGGGAAGGACTTAACTAATGTCAGAACTTCTCCCTCCAGCATCCCACAAGATACCTGGCAGCTCTCATAACTAATATGCTCTGTATGTGGAACTTACAGCAGGGTCCAGAAAGAAATTAGACCTGCACATAAgcaactgaaagaaaagaacagaCCTTTTTCCAAAAGTTCTGTGTGCACTGTATTTCTTCCACTTATCGCTTGcatattttctctgtgcttcTCAGGCCTTTTCTTGTCTCTTTGCTTGTCTTGACCTTTCTGTTGCCTTCCCTCTTTTCTGTTCAGCATTGACTGAATCTTTGTAACATCCAGACTTATCTTTGAGGCAACTAATTCTTCATTACTTCCaaatagctttttaaaaatcagcagaTGTTCGTCCAGATGCCGCTTGATGGTTGCTAAATCTGCAGAGAGAATCCCCACAGAACTGTTGAGGGGCTCGATTACATTTGCTATGGTGTGATTGCAGCAGAGATGCGCATCACTTCTGGATTCACGACTCTTGATTGCCAGGCTCAGGTGTTTGATATCATTCTTCAGAGTCATGATATCGTTATAAGCCGAGCTGTCCAAGGAGTCGTCTTTGGCAGCCTCGTAGTTGGGTTCCATGTGCTCTCTGATGCTGCCTTGGCTGCTGACTTCGTCTAGAGTAGAGGGTGTTTGTGTTTCTTCTCTGGGGTGGTTGGGAGGTGTACGAGCATCATGATTATTCTGTTGACCTCTCTCTGAGAGATGAGATCTCCTTGTAAGAGACTCTAAAGTCACGTTTTGTTCTTGGAGTTTATCTGAGATATGTCTGAGAGATTCTTGCAGCTCAAATACTGATGGTATTAGGATGCTAAAATCGTCTTCGAACAAGACATCCACAAATTCTTCTTTCAGTAAAGCCTCCAGTGCTACTTCATGCCGCATGGCATCTTCCAAAAGAGAGCCAAAAGAACTGTTGAGATACTTGATGTGTCTATGaatttcttcatctttcttcttCATCGAGCCTATGTCTTCTGACAAAGCTGTGACTTGTGACTGGAGctgtctgttttcttcttgaCGGAGACTAAGAGACAGATGGATAGATGGGATagctgaggagagctcttcaaTTTCATTCCTCAAGAGATCTCTGAGAACTGGCTCTAAGTGCTTCATATCCTTTAAATTTGACTGCGTGTCTTCAAGGGAATAAGTGATATTCTTTGAATCTTCCTCGAGTACATCAGTGTCAGAAGATATTCTCTGGCAATTACATTCCTCCATGTACCTCAACAGATCTGAATAGTTTTCCTGAAGGTTTGACAGAGTGTAGTTGAACTCTGATATTTGCCTTTCCATTGCTGCattgttttcttccataatAACTGATTTCTCAGTTAAAGTTATTGTAAGATCTTCTGGCCTAtattttgagatatttttttttaactccttaaACCACCTCTCTAAAATTGCAATATTCTGAAAGGCCACATCTGACTCCATGTAAAGTTCTTTAAGCTGCTTTGCATGCCCTGCCATAATGTCATTTATTTGTCTGATGGTTGTCTGGCTGTTTTCATCTTTGGGACCATGATGCAAAGAGAGTTCTGTTAAATTTCTTTCCAAAGTCTCCAATTTATTTTCAAGATTGTTTTGGTCTTGTTTCACCTTTGCTATGCTGTTGTTCAAAGCTAAGAAATGGGTCTGCTGTATCTTATGAAACTTCTTGAGCTTTGTGTCAGTATCTGCCTTGATCATGCTGAGATTGTAGTGAATGTTGGCCTGCTGCATGTGCAGTTGGTTCTCTATATCTCTTTTCACCTGATCAGCTCTCACTATGTTTTCTTGGACTTTTGATTCAAATTTagttcccagctcctggaattCCTTCCTGGGCACAGAGCTCTCTCGAAATCTTTCTATGCTTCTCTTGTTGGCTTCCACGTCATGGGACAGGTTTCTTACTATGTTGGAGAGGTTCTGTAAGCTTCTGTTGAAGCTTGCCCACATTGGGTTAAAGTGTTTCCTTAGAAAATTCTCCACGTGGGGAAACAAAACTTGCTGCAGAAGCCTTTCCTGTGGATCTGTTAACacagttgaaaaaaataatttaattagaTTTAAATTCTGGTTTTGGAACGCAACTTTATCTAACCAGGGTAACTCAAGTATGCATTTCTCTATAGTAGTTGCCATCTTACTTCCCAGATATTTGAACTCATGATATTGACAATTCTGACAATTGCAAAAATAGCCTAGTTTTAAATCAAGGTTACTGTAAAGCACATGGTGTCTATGAGTCTGCAGACAACAACTTAGACATGTGTTGATTTCCCCATTTAGGTCTTAAAAATGATGCTTTTTGAAACCCCTGGACAGACAGTTTTGCAAGGGGCCATAACTGTCCTTTTTCCCAACAGTTCTTATTTGGTGAGCCCTTCCTTTTTTCACTGTGTCCTAATGTTGTTCTTTTTCTGATGCTTCACAAAGTTAGACAGCATCTTAACAGCTGAATATTCCAGGCCATGAGTAAATAACttgaaaaatctgtgaaatatCTGTACTAGGTATGACTTATACTAAGGCTTGATTTCTAACATTAAAATTCAAACTTGAGTGCCTTTGAAGTTCACTGAGTGCAGTAGTCTGTATCATTAGAAATCGTTTCTGTAAGCCAGTGGCTCACAACAGTAGGTCAAATtcagtagcttttttttttcccccactcctGTATAGGGCAGGAATCATGTTCCTGAGAAGggtaaaatgtttcatttttttgtatAAACCAGTCTGATATTCCACACAGGAGAGTATATAGCATGAgtacagaaaaagaacaaaaaccacATCTAAAGTCTGTATCCCTATAGAAGAAGCCACAGAAGCAGAATAGTAAGATGAACAAATTTTAAATGTGAGCAGCCTCTTTATTCTTCAGGTAAGGCATATTCTGAAATTTGCCTTCTATCACATTTCCCATTTCAAGTTGCTCTTGGGTTCCTTCATTTGCACTGGGATTGCAcccattttttctctctctagaAGCAACCAGCAGACCAAGGAATATCAGGGTATCTTTGctttcatgttttcttcctgGTCTGCCTGGTTCCACAGGGCCTACCTCAGGCTGGTAATTCTGCATCAGACCTCTCACCTGAATTGCTCTGGTTCACTTCTAACACCATGCTCGTACCGTTGTTCTCAAATAGCCTCTGTAAGTCACCTAAGTTGCTGACTGCTTGATGAATATCActttgaagatcatccagtAAAGCCTCATGATTTTGAATGACTTCGAACATTTCTCTGGAATCCACTGATGTTGACACTAGTCACAAGATTGAAAAAACAAAGTCATGCAACGGAGTGCAGCGACCAGGCGACAGGTATTCATTCCACACCTCTGAGAACACCTGTCTACTTTTTGCTCTGAAAATTTTACGCTGACATTTAGGGGGTGTGTTGGTTTGCGGCACCTTAAATTGTAGTTTCtttgcaaagaatttttttgacAGTGATGAAAAtgtaatgtatttaaatatctgCAAAGAACTTCAGCCACAATAGCCATGATGGCAATAAAATACTCTTTAACTAGAAACGTCCCCATACcataaaaatgttttggaaTACTAACTCCTTTCAAGCCATTGACTGAAAAGATAGCAAGGTTTAACAATCCAGAATAAAAGGAGAGGATGAAAGAGCAATTGAGGCATTCCACTGAGGAATCAGAAGCACACCGTGTAAGTGTCAGAGCTGACTCATGGAGAGGCCCTTTAACTAATGTTGTTCTAAATAAGTACCGTGAATTTCAGCTGTAGGTTTCAAAGTATACACTGAGAGCTGCTGAAACTGGTGTGTTCAAACTGTGCTATCCCAAGGGCTTCTTACCCTCCAAGGTTACCTTTGACCTTTAAATCTCTTGTTTTATATAATTCAGTTGTGCAAACCAGCTGCTTATTCGTTCAGTGCTGAGAGCATAATGTAAAGAAAACTCTTGCCGAGCTGCAATACTATGCTGTGGCTAATTGCTAAAAGATACTTAATAGCACTGCAAGCCACACCATTTCCCAGGTGGTAAGGGACAGTCCTTGGTACTCAGATTGGTAGGTTGAAGTGCCTGAGATACAAATCTATGGTACCTCATAACAGTAAACTCAGAGCTACTGGGAGGCTGTTCTAAAACAGCATTTCTAGTGGGTTGTTTTTCTGGTAGAACTGTGAGCCCGGTGTGCTTTCCTGTGAATCCACTTGGCAGAGCAAGGGGTTAACATCCCTGGCACCGAGAGATGTAAGGCTCTGGACCAGCTGGCATTCTCCATTGGGATCACTGATCACCAGCCAGCAGACAGCTTTGAAACTTTTGGATGCTTTGTCTTGAGCATTTGTGTAGTGTTCTAGCAAAAGCCCTCATTTAAACCAATAAACGTATTGTTTCAAAGCTTTCACAAATGATGCTTTCACTAGAGAGATTGTCCAGAGTTCATCAGGTTAAAATGATTAAAATAACTTGTTCTTTCTGATCAGTGACTGAGAGGTAAAAGGGTGACAAACAAAATAACTTCAAGCACATACTGTGGTTTGAGaactcttcttctcctccttcaaTTTCAGTTCCTGGCACCGGAATAAAATTAGGATCTGCAATTGAGATGTGATAAAACTGTGAAAATGTTTTAGGTGCAGAAACTAGTACAATTTAGCAAGACAACACAGAGGAATTTCATGTGTAGTGTAACAGATGTGGAGACAGGATTCTTGGGGAAAGACCATCTTGTCTGGAGAACTTTCTTTCCCTGCACGGGCTTACAACATTGCATACATGGTAATGCTGTGCAGTAACGTGGGGGTTTTTAACTCATGCCAAGTTATTGGTCCTAAGGAATTAGTCTATTGCAAatagatgccttttttttttttttcttttctggaggTCCCACCTAAAGACCTACAAATTCCTCTTCCTTGTTCCACAGTTACCTGAACGTCCTGGTGGCACCAACAGTGACTGATGAGATGATGATGGAGGAGCTGCTATTGGTCAGTGAGTGTAACAAAAGAGAGACTAAACTAGAAGCACTGCTTTTGGTAGTATCTTTCCAACATTAAAAATGAAGTTCAGGCTGAGGCACCACATAGAGATAAATCTACAAGTCAAAGCTATctgtgaagaaaagcaaaacctaCAGAGACTTTTATCTGTGGAGTCTGTAGGCGAGTTAGACGTGAAAATTTTCACACGTGCTTGCCTTTTTTATTGTGGTTGCCTTAATTGCTAGAGGGAATTATCTTTTATCCATTTAAATTCCCTTAATTCCATTTAAATTCTTAAATCtgttttaattctgcttttcaaGTCTTATTTGCTAAATCCTACCAATGCTATTTTTAAACGACCATTTAGTTTTTAAACCACGCTGTCTCCCCTCTCTTTTATTTAGCAGCTGCACAGATCATAGAGTCATTGAATGGTTtggatgggaagggaccttaaaggccaCCCAGTTCCAACCTTCCCACCATagcagggaaccttccactaaaccaggttactcaaagccccatccaacctggccttgaacagttcctgggatggggcatccacagcttctctgggcaaccagtgcCTCATCATCTTCatataaagaatttcttcctaatatctaatctaaacctgctctctttcagtttgaagccccttgtcctgtcactgcatgcccttgtaaaaagtccctctccatctctcttgcaGTCCCATTGGGTACTGGGAAGTGTGATTTCCTGAGCCACATAATTTCATCCTATGAACTGACCACAGGGGCATTTCACATACTAGTGTAGCTTTCTGATGTCACCAGTTTCTACCTAGAATTAGGTATTCCTAGATGAACTTGTCTAGATGGACATCTGGCAGGCTCCCCTAGCAAATCAATATCTTTCTCAGTGTGTAAAGATTACAAAGGTTGCTATTAACAGGAGAATACATAGCTCATGCTAATTAACTACTAATTTCAGATGATTACAACTACTTCTTATCTCAAAGTATCAGTGATATGGGGCATATCAGACCAAATAAAACAAGGCACTGATtctgaaaaaaaggcaaaagcaaatAGACAAACTTATTTTTTGCCGTTGTGCCTGGCATTTACTCATTCATTCTCACACTTGTTCTCTAGCTTTCCTTACCACGCTGTTCACAGTCCTTGCCAATAAATCCAGGGCAGCATTTCCACTGCAAAGACTTCAAAACCTTCTGTTTCACTTGGTAGACTGGCTTCAGAGCTGTCCTGTACCTGTGGAGTAACAGGCTGGGTGTCAGATTGGAAGTTGTTGTCAGCGGGTGGCACTTGGGTGCCAAGTGTGTCAGAGATGACTAGTGCAGAAAGCAGTTAAGAAACTTGCCATAATCTCTATCACTGCTACTTAGCAAAGCATATGGGCAGTccacagcaatttttttccttatataaGATTATTTTTCAGGATTACTGTTTACAACGGGAGGTGTGTGCACGTTCGTACGTGCAGTCAGAGGCTCCAGTGGTCAGCCTCACAGTCACCAAGGAAGATACAAATTTGTTAAAAACTCCCCTGGGCATAATGATgaaacttttttgttgttgttcagaGAAAGAGAAGTTAATTGTATTAGCAaataacaaaagcatttttgcaACCAAATACCTACGCAGATGTGAGGGCGTGTAGATGATAACTAAATATAATTTAACACTTTAAAAGTGTGTGTGAGTCCAGCTTAACAAAAGTGTGTGTCTCCCAGCTTCAAATATGTACCTTAAGATACACTACTGGCTTTCACTAGTACTCCTTGGGCAGCCAGACCTTGTGAAAGAACAGTGAGCATCTGGGGATTTGCAGTTCTCTGACTCCTGCCATGTAAATGGTCTCTCTGAT is a genomic window containing:
- the MMRN2 gene encoding multimerin-2 isoform X1, with amino-acid sequence MLVKLLLLCNTIGLAKLVEHSDHRGHHDGSVHSSEPRVYETSAYPQRTPLSHQEGYWEAEGLREDTQDYPSSVISSHQEERGDFEAASPQSRNGNWCSFPQSRLVTYIEACMKEKYIVNSQQPCPNGTPDCQKIMYRTALKPVYQVKQKVLKSLQWKCCPGFIGKDCEQRDPNFIPVPGTEIEGGEEEFSNHMSTSVDSREMFEVIQNHEALLDDLQSDIHQAVSNLGDLQRLFENNGTSMVLEVNQSNSDPQERLLQQVLFPHVENFLRKHFNPMWASFNRSLQNLSNIVRNLSHDVEANKRSIERFRESSVPRKEFQELGTKFESKVQENIVRADQVKRDIENQLHMQQANIHYNLSMIKADTDTKLKKFHKIQQTHFLALNNSIAKVKQDQNNLENKLETLERNLTELSLHHGPKDENSQTTIRQINDIMAGHAKQLKELYMESDVAFQNIAILERWFKELKKNISKYRPEDLTITLTEKSVIMEENNAAMERQISEFNYTLSNLQENYSDLLRYMEECNCQRISSDTDVLEEDSKNITYSLEDTQSNLKDMKHLEPVLRDLLRNEIEELSSAIPSIHLSLSLRQEENRQLQSQVTALSEDIGSMKKKDEEIHRHIKYLNSSFGSLLEDAMRHEVALEALLKEEFVDVLFEDDFSILIPSVFELQESLRHISDKLQEQNVTLESLTRRSHLSERGQQNNHDARTPPNHPREETQTPSTLDEVSSQGSIREHMEPNYEAAKDDSLDSSAYNDIMTLKNDIKHLSLAIKSRESRSDAHLCCNHTIANVIEPLNSSVGILSADLATIKRHLDEHLLIFKKLFGSNEELVASKISLDVTKIQSMLNRKEGRQQKGQDKQRDKKRPEKHRENMQAISGRNTVHTELLEKDSLVAFHVGFSEGKDKEKPVKFNETYFNYGNSYFPEHGHFKAPHKGIYLFVISVEFSSGPALGQLSFSRGYKRTLSSSQRKTPNGNTVTTFAMAEMEKGETVSFEVLQGSVVKRSPPGTTMGGFLISKT
- the MMRN2 gene encoding multimerin-2 isoform X2, translating into MLVKLLLLCNTIGLAKLVEHSDHRGHHDGSVHSSEPRVYETSAYPQRTPLSHQEGYWEAEGLREDTQDYPSSVISSHQEERGDFEAASPQSRNGNWCSFPQSRLVTYIEACMKEKYIVNSQQPCPNGTPDCQKIMYRTALKPVYQVKQKVLKSLQWKCCPGFIGKDCEQRDPNFIPVPGTEIEGGEEEFSNHNPQERLLQQVLFPHVENFLRKHFNPMWASFNRSLQNLSNIVRNLSHDVEANKRSIERFRESSVPRKEFQELGTKFESKVQENIVRADQVKRDIENQLHMQQANIHYNLSMIKADTDTKLKKFHKIQQTHFLALNNSIAKVKQDQNNLENKLETLERNLTELSLHHGPKDENSQTTIRQINDIMAGHAKQLKELYMESDVAFQNIAILERWFKELKKNISKYRPEDLTITLTEKSVIMEENNAAMERQISEFNYTLSNLQENYSDLLRYMEECNCQRISSDTDVLEEDSKNITYSLEDTQSNLKDMKHLEPVLRDLLRNEIEELSSAIPSIHLSLSLRQEENRQLQSQVTALSEDIGSMKKKDEEIHRHIKYLNSSFGSLLEDAMRHEVALEALLKEEFVDVLFEDDFSILIPSVFELQESLRHISDKLQEQNVTLESLTRRSHLSERGQQNNHDARTPPNHPREETQTPSTLDEVSSQGSIREHMEPNYEAAKDDSLDSSAYNDIMTLKNDIKHLSLAIKSRESRSDAHLCCNHTIANVIEPLNSSVGILSADLATIKRHLDEHLLIFKKLFGSNEELVASKISLDVTKIQSMLNRKEGRQQKGQDKQRDKKRPEKHRENMQAISGRNTVHTELLEKDSLVAFHVGFSEGKDKEKPVKFNETYFNYGNSYFPEHGHFKAPHKGIYLFVISVEFSSGPALGQLSFSRGYKRTLSSSQRKTPNGNTVTTFAMAEMEKGETVSFEVLQGSVVKRSPPGTTMGGFLISKT